The segment CAGAAGCTATGGCAAGGGGCATAAAACCTGTTATTCATGATTTTATTTATTCTAATGAAATCTGGGATGATAAATATTTATTTAACACTGTAGATGAAGCTGTAAGCAAAATTTCTGAAGAAGAATATAATTCAAAAGAGTATAGAAAGTTTATTGAAGATAACTATTCAGTTAATTTGCAAATGGATAGCATAGAGAGATTATTAGAAGGCATAAATAAAAAGCAGGAAAAAAATAAGAATATTAATAGAATTGCTAGTGAATCAAATGAGAAAGACTTTTATAATTGTATTAAAAAAATGAATGATTTTATTCCGTATTTCTGTAAAGATTATGATAACTACAATTTTCAATCAGCAAAAATAATCTTTGGGAAAAGAGAAGTAATCTATTCAGGAATGGAATTAATAGAATATGCATTAAAAAATGATGAAAATAAGCAAATTATTATAAATAACATTTGGTACCATAAAGAAATAAAATCTTTTGTTTTGCCAGATGTAATTGATAAGAGTAAGAATAAAAGCTTTATA is part of the Haloimpatiens sp. FM7315 genome and harbors:
- a CDS encoding glycosyltransferase — encoded protein: MDKYKLLERKTGFNVAYVGYINDRKNPILLLQIIKKLVEKDQRFKLYVAGSFQSLLIKIYWNYEIKKMNLENNVVFEGWQKDISNWLEDKNYILSSSIHESFGYGIAEAMARGIKPVIHDFIYSNEIWDDKYLFNTVDEAVSKISEEEYNSKEYRKFIEDNYSVNLQMDSIERLLEGINKKQEKNKNINRIASESNEKDFYNCIKKMNDFIPYFCKDYDNYNFQSAKIIFGKREVIYSGMELIEYALKNDENKQIIINNIWYHKEIKSFVLPDVIDKSKNKSFIIGFAKELLETKTEFKNGIAGYVFEKNYKKTLIKIF